Part of the Penicillium digitatum chromosome 4, complete sequence genome is shown below.
GCTGAGTTATGCTGAGCCTCGGTGAATTTGGGGATCTTGCCTGCTTTCTCAAGTTCCTCCATGATACCGAGTGCCATTAGTGCGACGATGCCTTGGCCATTTGGTGGGTGCTCCCAGATCTCAACGCCCTGGTTGGCTTCGTCATGTGTGCCGCGTGTTGCTTTGGAGACGATGTCCTGGCCGGTGAACTTGAGCGAGATTGCGTCGACTTCCTGTGTTCCGACTTCGGCGTGATAGGCTAGATCCTCGAGTGACATGTATCCTCCTAGGTCTTGCACTACCTTGACGATGGATTCTGCGATCCGGCCCTGGTAGAATCCTTTCTTGCCGTCGGCAGCGAGCGCGCGAAAGGTCTTGGCTAGAGTGGGATTCTTCATGATCTCGCCTGAACGTGGGGCTCGCACGCCATCTTTGGCTGAAGGGTCGACTTTCAACATCTCACGGAAATTAGGAGATGCATTGCGGATGATTTTCTCGGACTCATTCCACTGCACGCGAGTTGGTTCATGGTGTCATTATACGGTTGCGATGGGGAACTGAATACTTACACCATGGGACGAAAGCTCCGACACAGGAAATCCCTCCTCTCCCAGCTGAATAGCCGGTTGTAGAATCTGCTCGAGCGATAACTTACCGCTACCAAACTTCTCCACTGTATCAACCCATCCTGCAGCCGCTCCAGGCGTAGTCGTAGCTAGAGCATTCAACATGGGAATGTTGCCCGGCTCACCAGGGGCCAGACCGAGATCCTTGCGGATTTTCTCTAAGCTGGCATTACCAGGATACCGTCCAGAGCCATTGAGCGCATGTACCTTCTTCGTCTTGGCATTGTAGAAGAGACAGAACATGTCCCCTCCGATGCCCGTAGAGCCAGGCTCAGTCATGTTGAGTCCGGCGGCTGTAGAAGCATGAGATGAGTTCATTGTTTCCTGCTGCGATAATGCAATTCGAGGCGAGGCTTACCCACGGCAACAGCGGCATCCTAGACACGAATTTCAACGTCAGCATTGTTCAGGTTAGATgcgaccaaaaaaaatcgaacAAAGGCCATACCGCCGCATTTCCACCCTGGCTCAGGATTTTATGACCCGCAGCAGCGGCTAGTGGTTGAGTGCATGATACGATGCCTTTTGTGCTGTGGACAGTACTCCGTCTGCTGGCAAACGCGACATAGTCCGCCTTCTCGCGG
Proteins encoded:
- a CDS encoding Gamma-glutamyltranspeptidase, with amino-acid sequence MPLNAKAVYSREKADYVAFASRRSTVHSTKGIVSCTQPLAAAAGHKILSQGGNAADAAVAVAAGLNMTEPGSTGIGGDMFCLFYNAKTKKVHALNGSGRYPGNASLEKIRKDLGLAPGEPGNIPMLNALATTTPGAAAGWVDTVEKFGSGKLSLEQILQPAIQLGEEGFPVSELSSHGWNESEKIIRNASPNFREMLKVDPSAKDGVRAPRSGEIMKNPTLAKTFRALAADGKKGFYQGRIAESIVKVVQDLGGYMSLEDLAYHAEVGTQEVDAISLKFTGQDIVSKATRGTHDEANQGVEIWEHPPNGQGIVALMALGIMEELEKAGKIPKFTEAQHNSAEYLHAVIESLRIAFADAAWWVTDPDVENVPSQGLLDRAYLAERAKLFTPDRAADIMDHGSPAHNHCDTVYFAVTDSEGNGISFINSNYAGFGTAIIPAGCGFTLQNRGANFSLQEGHPNVLAPLKRPYHTIIPALVTNTSDGSLHSVYGVMGGFMQPQGHVQVMLNMLAFGYHPQAALDSPRFCLAAPNEESTDRTVWVEEGISDAAVEGLRRLGHKIEVLSGWKRAKFGRGQIIRSYYDGGKLVYAAGSDLRGDGMAFPLL